One genomic segment of Mustelus asterias unplaced genomic scaffold, sMusAst1.hap1.1 HAP1_SCAFFOLD_43, whole genome shotgun sequence includes these proteins:
- the LOC144482911 gene encoding uncharacterized protein LOC144482911, giving the protein MEKPWKCGDCGKGCKTPSELQTHRCIHTGEKPYTCCVCGKGFTRLYHLQRHRLVHTGERAFICFECGNGFAHLPDLQRHQRVHTGERPFTCLVCGKGFMQLSNLSKHKVTHSNEKPFKCSDCGSGFKSSRELMIHQRIHTGERPFSCSHCAKKFRTSSHQREHQRIHTRERPFTCSVCGKGFTHSSTLLSHNLTHTQERPFKCSDCGNGFKSSRDLMSHQRIHTEERPFSCSLCTKKFRTSSNLREHQRVHTGERPFTCCVCGKGFTQSSSLLRHQRVHK; this is encoded by the coding sequence atggagaaaccgtggaaatgtggggactgtgggaagggttgtAAAACCCCCTCTGAGCTGCAAACTCATCgatgtattcacactggagagaagccgtacacctgttgtgtgtgtgggaagggattcactcggttatatcatctgcagcgacatcgactggttcacactggagaaagagcgttcatctgctttgagtgtgggaacggattcgctcatttacccgatctgcagagacaccagcgtgttcacactggagagagaccattcacctgcttggtgtgtgggaaaggatttatgcagttatccaacctgtcgaaacacaaagtcactcacagcaatgagaaaccctttaaatgctctgattgtggaagtggtttcaaaagctctcgggaactgatgatccaccagcgcattcacactggggagagaccgttcagctgctctcactgcgcaaagaaatttagaacatcatcccaccagcgggagcaccaacgaattcacaccagggagagaccgttcacctgctctgtgtgtgggaagggattcactcattcatccaccctgctgagtcacaatctcactcatacccaggagagaccctttaaatgctctgactgtggaaatggtttcaaaagttctcgggatctgatgtcccaccagcgcattcacactgaggagagaccattcagctgttctctctgcacaaagaaatttagaacgtcatccaacctgagggaacaccagcgagttcacactggggagagaccgttcacctgctgtgtgtgtgggaagggattcactcagtcatccagcctgctgagacaccagcgagttcacaagtga
- the LOC144482920 gene encoding uncharacterized protein LOC144482920, translating into MEKAWKCVDCGKGYMCPSRLEIHRRSHTGERPFSCCVRGKGFTQSSELRTHQLIHTGERPFTCSVCGKGFTQLSSLQTHQRVHTGERPFTCPKCEKGFTNSSSLRTHQRVHTGERPYTCSQCGKGFRVSSQLLRHQQVHE; encoded by the coding sequence atggagaaagcatggaaatgtgtggactgtgggaagggatacatgtgcccatctcggctggaaattcatcgacgcagtcacactggggagaggccgttcagctgctgtgtgcgtggaaagggattcactcagtcatctgaactgcggacacaccaactaattcacactggggagaggccattcacctgctctgtgtgtgggaagggattcactcagttatccagcctgcagacacaccagcgagttcacaccggagagaggccgttcacctgcccgaagtgtgagaagggattcactaactcatccagcctgcggacacaccagcgagttcacactggggagaggccgtacacctgctctcagtgtgggaagggattcagagtttcatcccagctgctgagacaccaacaagttcacgagtga